Proteins from one Caulobacter sp. 73W genomic window:
- a CDS encoding LacI family DNA-binding transcriptional regulator — protein sequence MRSITINDVAAKAGVSIKTVSRVLNREPNVKDDTRERVLAAVQELNYKPNVSARSLAGSRSYLIGVFFDNPSPAYNADVHMGAVLRCREAGYHLLVEPLDSTAADFRAQLIAMLATLRVDGVLLTPPVCDNPVLLDALEAAQVPYVRVAPDGQLDRAAYVRMDDRLAAQEMTNHLISQGHRDIGFIKGHPDHGASHLREEGFREAMKAHGVPVREEWAVQGWFSFQSGFEAAKSLLAAKDRPTAVFASNDDMALGVIAAANQLRLTVPDDLSVVGFDDTPSARMVWPQLTTIRQPIATMAAAAADLLISGEMTTDDGAPASRMLDFELVVRDSTKPLKG from the coding sequence GTGCGGTCGATCACCATCAACGACGTGGCGGCCAAGGCCGGCGTCTCGATCAAGACCGTCTCGCGGGTTCTGAACCGCGAGCCGAACGTCAAGGACGACACGCGCGAGCGGGTGCTCGCCGCCGTTCAGGAGCTCAACTACAAGCCCAACGTCTCGGCGCGCAGCCTGGCGGGTTCGCGCTCCTATCTGATCGGCGTCTTCTTCGACAACCCGAGCCCGGCCTACAACGCCGACGTCCACATGGGCGCGGTCCTGCGCTGCCGCGAGGCCGGCTACCACCTGTTGGTGGAGCCGCTGGATTCCACCGCCGCCGACTTCCGCGCCCAGCTGATCGCCATGCTGGCGACCCTGCGGGTGGACGGCGTGCTGCTGACCCCGCCGGTCTGCGACAATCCCGTCCTGCTCGACGCCCTTGAGGCGGCTCAGGTGCCCTATGTCCGCGTCGCGCCGGACGGCCAGCTGGATCGCGCCGCCTATGTCCGCATGGACGACCGCCTCGCCGCCCAGGAGATGACCAATCACCTGATCAGCCAGGGCCACCGCGACATCGGTTTCATCAAGGGCCACCCGGACCATGGCGCCTCGCACCTGCGCGAGGAGGGCTTCCGCGAGGCGATGAAGGCCCATGGCGTGCCTGTCCGCGAGGAATGGGCCGTGCAGGGCTGGTTCTCGTTCCAGTCGGGCTTCGAGGCGGCCAAGTCGCTGCTGGCGGCCAAGGATCGGCCCACCGCCGTCTTCGCCTCCAACGACGACATGGCCCTGGGCGTCATCGCCGCCGCCAACCAGCTTCGCCTGACCGTGCCGGACGACCTGTCGGTGGTGGGCTTCGACGACACGCCCAGCGCCCGCATGGTCTGGCCGCAGCTGACCACCATCCGACAGCCTATCGCGACCATGGCCGCCGCCGCCGCCGACCTGCTGATCAGCGGCGAGATGACCACCGACGACGGCGCGCCGGCCAGCCGGATGCTGGATTTCGAACTGGTCGTCCGCGATTCCACCAAGCCGCTGAAGGGCTGA
- the glk gene encoding glucokinase has protein sequence MLERVRETLADLAPEHLALVGDIGGTNARYGLVDLSADTPEILDAHGYLTSDYPRSYDSVSAYLERVGLKRPPHLAVIAVAGPIVDGAIRFTNLDWELSESALVDMGFDGARLLNDYAALALAAPLLEAGDTHQIGGPATVPPQKSIAVLGPGTGFGVSALGRDGTGHAAMATEGGHVAFAPVDEVEIEILRILTRKFGRVSVERILSGPGMCDLHDALCEIDGKGAVHRDPAEITRRAVEGDQSALRTVNRFCGILGSVAGDIALTFGAQGGVYIGGGIAPRILDILDASPFRERFEDKGRFRGYLEAIPVKVILRPYAALLGAAHAPRLLALG, from the coding sequence ATGCTTGAACGCGTTCGTGAGACCCTTGCCGACCTCGCTCCGGAGCATCTGGCTCTGGTGGGCGACATCGGCGGCACCAACGCCCGTTACGGGCTTGTCGACCTCAGCGCCGACACGCCGGAAATCCTCGACGCCCACGGCTATCTGACCAGCGACTATCCGCGGTCCTATGATTCCGTGAGCGCCTATCTGGAGCGCGTGGGCCTGAAGCGCCCGCCGCACCTGGCGGTGATCGCCGTCGCCGGTCCCATCGTCGACGGGGCGATTCGCTTCACCAACCTGGATTGGGAGCTTTCGGAGTCGGCCCTGGTGGACATGGGCTTCGACGGCGCCCGCCTGTTGAACGACTATGCCGCCCTGGCCCTGGCCGCGCCGCTGCTGGAGGCGGGCGACACCCACCAGATCGGCGGACCGGCCACCGTCCCGCCGCAGAAATCCATCGCCGTGCTTGGCCCCGGCACCGGGTTCGGCGTCTCGGCCCTTGGGCGCGACGGCACAGGCCATGCGGCCATGGCGACCGAGGGCGGCCACGTGGCCTTCGCCCCGGTAGACGAGGTCGAGATCGAAATCCTGCGCATCCTGACGCGCAAGTTCGGCCGCGTGTCGGTCGAGCGCATCCTGTCGGGCCCGGGCATGTGCGACCTGCACGACGCCCTTTGCGAGATCGACGGCAAGGGCGCGGTCCATCGCGACCCGGCCGAGATCACCCGCCGCGCGGTGGAGGGCGACCAGTCGGCCCTGCGCACGGTGAACCGCTTCTGCGGCATCCTGGGTTCGGTGGCCGGCGACATAGCCCTGACCTTCGGCGCTCAGGGCGGGGTCTATATCGGCGGCGGCATCGCCCCGCGCATCCTGGACATCCTCGACGCCAGCCCGTTCCGCGAGCGGTTCGAGGACAAGGGCCGCTTCCGCGGCTATCTGGAAGCCATTCCGGTCAAGGTGATCCTGCGGCCCTACGCGGCGCTGCTGGGCGCCGCCCACGCCCCCCGTCTGCTCGCGCTCGGCTAA
- a CDS encoding response regulator: MSADGSPVRADTLRILLLEDSEIDAELLASHLERAEFAFDIIRVVNRRAFVERLAIVDEIDIILADYSLPDFDGLSALTIARELVPTIPFIFVSGVVGEEFATNAIKRGATDYVMKRNLSRLPTAVDRALKEAHERAERRRAEFALQKSEMGMRLAVDVAGLGMWDFHPKTGELRWDDRCKAMFGLPPEAEITYAAYLDGLHPDDRARMDAAVSKAVSVESDTGFADEYRVITPAGEERWLSTRGHSVFIDGVCERFLGVVRDVTEQKLSEHLLQDHAKALESAVRTRTRELSEQITERERVEETLRQMQRLEAVGQLTAGVAHDFNNLLTVVLGNLGFIERSLGAEADDKVRRRLNDMRIAAERGATLTSQLLAFSRRQKLEPKPVDLNETANNMRGLLQSTMGGSVRLETVLKKGLWPALVDPTQIEMILLNLAINARDAMEVGGAVTVETANVTLTDEPARPEEPAPGEYVMISVSDTGTGMSDEVLARAFEPFFTTKEVGKGSGLGLAQVFGFAKQSGGGVRIETRMGEGTAVKVYLPRASKAARAVSVEAPVVDSAGLAGRRILVLDDDSAVREVTATILRELGCTVVEAGSGRAALDILEQDAEIDMLLADYAMPGMNGMEAAKAARRMRPDLPVLFITGFADLAALKDAGEDRIVQKPFRENELAAKVEALLGSAAPGTNVVPMIRGR; encoded by the coding sequence ATGTCAGCTGACGGAAGCCCGGTGCGCGCCGATACCCTGCGCATCCTCCTGCTGGAGGACAGCGAGATCGACGCCGAATTGCTGGCCAGCCATCTGGAGCGGGCCGAGTTCGCGTTCGACATCATCCGCGTCGTCAATCGCCGCGCTTTCGTCGAGCGGCTGGCGATCGTCGATGAGATCGACATCATCCTGGCCGACTATTCCCTCCCGGACTTCGACGGCCTGTCGGCCCTGACCATCGCGCGCGAGCTGGTCCCGACCATCCCCTTCATCTTCGTCTCGGGCGTGGTGGGCGAGGAGTTCGCCACCAACGCGATCAAGCGCGGGGCGACCGACTATGTGATGAAGCGCAACCTGTCGCGCCTGCCGACCGCCGTGGACCGCGCGCTGAAGGAGGCCCATGAGCGGGCCGAGCGCCGCCGCGCCGAGTTCGCCCTGCAAAAGAGTGAAATGGGCATGCGCCTGGCCGTGGATGTCGCGGGCCTGGGCATGTGGGACTTCCACCCCAAGACCGGCGAACTGCGCTGGGACGACCGTTGCAAGGCCATGTTCGGTCTGCCCCCCGAGGCGGAAATCACCTACGCCGCCTATCTCGACGGTCTGCATCCCGATGACCGCGCCCGCATGGACGCCGCGGTCAGCAAGGCGGTATCGGTCGAGAGCGACACCGGTTTCGCGGACGAGTACCGCGTCATCACCCCGGCTGGCGAAGAGCGCTGGCTGAGCACGCGTGGCCACTCGGTGTTCATCGACGGAGTCTGCGAACGCTTCCTGGGCGTCGTGCGCGACGTGACCGAGCAGAAGCTCAGCGAGCACCTTCTCCAAGATCACGCCAAGGCGCTGGAAAGCGCCGTCCGCACCCGAACCCGCGAACTGTCCGAGCAGATCACGGAGCGTGAGAGGGTCGAGGAAACCCTGCGCCAGATGCAGCGGCTGGAAGCCGTCGGCCAGCTGACCGCTGGCGTGGCGCATGATTTCAACAACCTGCTGACCGTCGTCCTGGGCAATCTGGGCTTTATCGAGCGCTCGCTCGGGGCCGAGGCGGACGACAAGGTGCGCCGCCGCCTGAACGACATGCGCATCGCCGCCGAGCGGGGCGCCACCCTGACCAGCCAGCTGCTGGCCTTCTCGCGCCGGCAGAAGCTGGAGCCCAAGCCCGTCGATCTGAACGAGACCGCCAACAACATGCGCGGCCTGCTGCAATCGACCATGGGCGGCAGCGTGCGGCTGGAGACGGTTCTGAAGAAGGGCCTGTGGCCGGCCCTGGTCGATCCCACCCAGATCGAGATGATCCTGCTGAACCTGGCCATCAACGCCCGCGACGCCATGGAGGTCGGCGGGGCGGTGACGGTCGAGACCGCCAATGTGACCCTCACCGACGAACCGGCGCGGCCGGAAGAGCCCGCGCCCGGCGAGTACGTGATGATCTCGGTGTCGGACACCGGCACCGGCATGAGCGATGAGGTTCTGGCCCGCGCCTTCGAGCCGTTCTTCACCACCAAGGAAGTGGGCAAGGGCTCTGGCCTGGGCCTGGCCCAGGTGTTCGGCTTCGCCAAGCAGTCGGGCGGCGGCGTTCGGATCGAGACCCGGATGGGCGAGGGGACGGCCGTGAAGGTCTATCTGCCCCGCGCGTCCAAGGCCGCCCGCGCGGTGTCGGTCGAGGCGCCCGTCGTCGACAGCGCGGGCCTGGCGGGACGCCGCATCCTGGTTCTGGACGATGACAGCGCCGTGCGCGAGGTGACCGCCACGATCCTGCGCGAGCTGGGCTGCACGGTGGTCGAGGCCGGCAGCGGCCGCGCCGCCCTGGACATCCTGGAGCAGGACGCCGAGATCGACATGCTGCTGGCCGACTACGCCATGCCGGGCATGAACGGAATGGAGGCGGCCAAGGCCGCGCGTCGGATGCGGCCTGATCTTCCGGTGCTGTTCATCACCGGCTTCGCCGACCTGGCGGCGCTGAAGGACGCGGGCGAGGACCGCATTGTCCAGAAGCCGTTCCGCGAGAACGAACTGGCCGCGAAAGTGGAAGCGCTGCTCGGAAGCGCGGCGCCCGGAACCAATGTGGTGCCGATGATCCGGGGTCGATGA
- a CDS encoding response regulator: protein MSDLRPILLVEDNPKDLELTLAALAKCQLANEIVVARDGAEALDYIHQRGVHANREPGDPSVVLLDLKLPKIDGLEVLERIKSDATLRQVPVVMLTSSREEKDLVRSYALGVNAFVVKPVDFNRFFDAIQDLGMFWAILNEPPPRGSHVS, encoded by the coding sequence TTGTCTGACCTGCGACCCATCCTGTTGGTTGAGGACAATCCGAAAGATCTCGAACTGACGCTGGCGGCGTTGGCGAAGTGCCAATTGGCGAACGAGATCGTCGTCGCCCGCGACGGCGCCGAGGCGTTGGACTACATCCATCAGCGGGGCGTTCACGCCAACCGCGAACCGGGCGATCCGTCGGTGGTGCTGCTCGACCTGAAGCTGCCGAAGATCGACGGGCTGGAGGTGCTGGAGCGCATTAAGAGCGACGCCACCCTGCGCCAGGTGCCGGTGGTGATGCTGACGTCGTCCCGCGAGGAGAAGGATCTTGTGCGCTCCTACGCGCTCGGCGTGAACGCCTTCGTGGTCAAGCCGGTGGACTTCAACCGCTTCTTCGACGCCATCCAGGACCTGGGCATGTTCTGGGCGATCCTCAACGAACCGCCGCCCAGGGGCTCCCATGTCAGCTGA
- a CDS encoding ATP-binding protein produces the protein MNTPLDIDGCAQEPIRIPGGVQPHGVLLALSPADLSLLQASGNVASLLTLKPGVAKAEHLHDFVGGDHLSADLMEWLERGEGAFLRTSDMGGRVLQVLGHRNAQGAILEFEDPPASERETFEALYPSLRVFMDEIAPSDDVDVIAGSAARLARELTGFNRVMIYRFDPDWHGVVIAEDGDGVLPSYLDLRFPASDIPAQARELYRLNRLRLIPDANYTPAALEPVMSPVDGQPLDLSFAALRSVSPIHLQYMRNMGTLASMSISILVDGKLWGLISCHNAEPKRVNAQVRAVCDFLGQIVSLQIGARERAAFAAERIELKRVETRLLAELARSGNYREGLVAHPADWLELAGASGAAVIADGEIKVAGVVPPIEHLGRLAVWLQNHKVDELFASDFLAEHWPDAEMLADTAAGVLAISISQIHASYIVWFRPEVVRTVTWGGDPRKKAATPLQPLSPRASFETWKEQVRLRSDPWREAEIETARDFRNAIVSFVLKRAEEKAELTEALQRTNKELESFSYSVSHDLRAPFRHIVGFSELLGERATNLDDKSRHYLDSIKEAALSAGRLVDDLLNFSHMGRTSLTLTRVDMDKLVREVRYSLAPDAEGRQIEWDIQRLPSAWGDGAMLRQVLTNLIDNAVKYTRDAQPAKITITGEERARDTLYRISDNGVGFDMAYVDKLFGVFQRLHRVEDFEGTGIGLALSKRVIDRHGGDIFAEGTLGGGAAFTFVLPKR, from the coding sequence ATGAACACGCCCCTGGATATCGACGGCTGCGCCCAGGAGCCGATCCGCATCCCCGGCGGCGTGCAGCCGCATGGCGTGCTGCTGGCCCTGTCGCCCGCCGACCTGTCGCTGCTCCAGGCCAGCGGCAATGTCGCAAGTCTGCTGACCCTGAAGCCGGGCGTCGCCAAGGCCGAGCATCTCCACGATTTTGTCGGCGGCGATCATCTGTCGGCTGACCTGATGGAATGGCTCGAGCGCGGCGAAGGCGCCTTTCTGCGGACCAGCGACATGGGGGGGCGCGTCCTGCAGGTCCTCGGGCATCGCAACGCTCAAGGCGCCATCCTGGAATTCGAGGACCCGCCGGCCTCGGAGCGCGAGACCTTCGAGGCGCTCTATCCGTCGCTGCGCGTGTTCATGGACGAGATCGCGCCCTCGGACGACGTCGACGTCATCGCCGGTTCGGCCGCGCGCCTGGCGCGGGAACTGACGGGCTTCAACCGGGTGATGATCTATCGCTTCGACCCGGACTGGCACGGGGTGGTGATCGCCGAGGACGGCGACGGCGTCCTGCCGTCCTATCTCGACCTGCGCTTCCCGGCCTCGGACATCCCAGCCCAGGCGCGGGAGCTGTACCGCCTCAACCGCCTTCGCCTGATCCCGGACGCGAACTATACGCCGGCGGCGCTGGAGCCGGTGATGAGCCCGGTCGACGGCCAGCCGCTGGATCTCAGCTTCGCCGCCCTGCGCAGCGTCTCGCCGATCCACCTGCAGTACATGCGCAACATGGGCACCCTGGCGTCCATGTCGATCTCGATCCTGGTCGACGGCAAGCTGTGGGGTCTGATCTCCTGCCACAACGCCGAGCCAAAGCGGGTGAACGCCCAGGTGCGGGCGGTCTGCGACTTCCTGGGCCAGATCGTCTCGCTGCAGATCGGCGCGCGCGAACGGGCCGCCTTCGCCGCCGAACGTATCGAGCTGAAGCGCGTCGAGACGCGGCTTCTCGCTGAACTGGCGCGGTCGGGGAACTATCGCGAGGGGCTGGTGGCGCATCCGGCGGATTGGCTAGAACTGGCCGGCGCGTCCGGCGCGGCGGTGATCGCCGACGGCGAGATCAAGGTCGCCGGCGTCGTGCCGCCGATCGAGCACCTGGGCCGCTTGGCCGTCTGGCTGCAGAACCACAAGGTCGATGAGCTCTTCGCCAGCGACTTCCTGGCCGAGCACTGGCCCGACGCCGAGATGCTGGCCGACACCGCCGCGGGCGTCCTGGCCATCTCCATCTCGCAGATCCACGCCAGCTATATCGTCTGGTTCCGGCCCGAAGTGGTGCGCACCGTCACCTGGGGCGGCGATCCGCGCAAGAAGGCGGCGACGCCGCTTCAACCCCTGTCCCCCCGCGCCTCGTTCGAGACGTGGAAGGAGCAGGTGCGCCTGCGGTCCGATCCCTGGCGCGAGGCCGAGATCGAAACCGCTCGCGACTTCCGCAACGCGATCGTCAGCTTCGTCCTCAAGCGGGCCGAGGAGAAGGCCGAGCTGACCGAAGCCCTGCAGCGGACCAACAAGGAGCTGGAGTCCTTCTCCTATTCGGTGTCGCACGACCTGCGCGCCCCATTCCGCCATATCGTGGGCTTCTCGGAGCTGCTGGGCGAGCGGGCGACGAACCTGGACGACAAGTCCCGTCACTATCTGGACAGCATCAAGGAAGCCGCCCTGTCGGCGGGACGTCTGGTCGATGACCTGCTCAACTTCTCGCACATGGGCCGCACCAGCCTGACCCTGACACGGGTCGACATGGACAAGCTGGTCCGCGAGGTCCGCTATTCCCTGGCCCCCGACGCCGAGGGGCGCCAGATCGAGTGGGACATCCAGCGCCTGCCCTCCGCCTGGGGCGACGGCGCGATGCTGCGCCAGGTGCTGACCAACCTGATCGACAACGCCGTGAAATATACGCGCGACGCTCAGCCGGCGAAGATCACCATCACCGGCGAGGAACGCGCCCGCGACACCCTTTATCGGATCAGCGACAACGGCGTCGGCTTCGACATGGCCTATGTCGACAAGCTATTCGGGGTCTTCCAGCGCCTGCACCGTGTCGAGGACTTCGAAGGCACCGGAATCGGCCTGGCCTTGAGCAAGCGGGTCATCGATCGCCATGGCGGCGACATCTTCGCCGAGGGAACCTTGGGCGGGGGAGCCGCATTCACTTTCGTTCTGCCGAAGCGCTAG
- a CDS encoding biliverdin-producing heme oxygenase yields the protein MHGVIDKAFPLLDRLRSETAAQHDALEAGLALLDAPLSHDHFLEVLKGFHGFHAAWEPAAAASAYADFLEPRRRLGAVERDLRTLGLSDGEIAALPRCDAAAELAATSAGVLGASYVLEGSSLGGKVITRALAGEAWPPKGGFAYFNPYGEETGLRWRESRAFIEREGADLQDEVTAAAGRTFDLLLAWLTEGRR from the coding sequence ATGCATGGAGTCATCGACAAGGCATTCCCGCTCCTCGACCGGCTCCGAAGTGAAACCGCCGCGCAGCACGACGCCCTCGAAGCGGGCCTTGCTCTCCTAGACGCGCCGCTTTCCCACGATCACTTCCTTGAGGTCCTGAAGGGCTTCCATGGTTTCCACGCCGCGTGGGAGCCGGCGGCCGCCGCCAGCGCCTATGCCGATTTCCTCGAACCCCGCCGTCGGCTGGGCGCGGTCGAGCGGGACCTGCGCACGCTTGGCCTCAGCGATGGCGAGATCGCCGCCCTGCCGCGCTGCGACGCCGCCGCCGAGCTGGCCGCCACGTCCGCCGGCGTGCTGGGGGCGTCCTATGTGTTGGAAGGCTCCAGCCTCGGCGGCAAGGTGATCACCCGCGCCCTGGCCGGCGAGGCCTGGCCGCCCAAAGGCGGCTTCGCCTATTTCAATCCCTATGGCGAGGAGACCGGCCTTCGCTGGCGCGAGAGCCGCGCCTTCATCGAACGCGAGGGCGCTGATCTTCAGGACGAGGTGACCGCCGCCGCCGGGCGCACCTTCGATCTTCTTCTCGCCTGGCTGACGGAAGGCCGCCGATGA
- a CDS encoding acyl-homoserine-lactone synthase produces the protein MAIVIRAHHRTAMSGLMDAAFRLRRRIFVDTLGWELPDLAGDGEREIDQFDFTPAVHHLVALNDVGRVVGTCRLTPSDAPNVTCDVLQAQIGTPLPRSSTIVESSRFCVDLSLSREERTAIMGDLYISHGELAARMGWTQTMGVYYQSSLEALIRQGFAVDALGAPIRFAPGDPFSYPYLMTASADGLERMKAAFGAPKGKLQDPELEASLLPGLREPDRTPFLMEAR, from the coding sequence ATGGCCATCGTCATTCGCGCGCATCATCGCACCGCCATGAGCGGCTTAATGGACGCGGCTTTCCGGCTCCGCCGCCGCATCTTCGTGGATACCCTGGGCTGGGAGCTGCCCGACCTCGCCGGTGATGGCGAGCGGGAGATCGACCAGTTCGACTTCACCCCGGCGGTTCATCACCTGGTCGCCCTCAACGACGTCGGCCGGGTGGTCGGGACCTGCCGCCTGACTCCGTCCGACGCCCCCAACGTCACCTGCGACGTGTTGCAGGCGCAGATCGGAACGCCGCTGCCCCGATCGTCGACCATCGTGGAAAGCTCGCGCTTCTGCGTGGACCTGTCCCTGTCGCGCGAGGAGCGCACGGCGATCATGGGCGACCTCTACATCTCGCACGGCGAGCTGGCCGCCAGGATGGGCTGGACCCAGACCATGGGCGTTTACTACCAGTCCTCGCTGGAGGCGCTGATCCGCCAGGGCTTCGCCGTCGACGCCCTGGGCGCGCCCATCCGGTTCGCGCCGGGCGATCCGTTCTCCTACCCCTATCTGATGACCGCCTCGGCCGATGGGCTGGAGCGGATGAAGGCCGCCTTCGGCGCGCCCAAGGGCAAGCTGCAGGATCCCGAACTCGAAGCCAGCCTGCTGCCCGGCCTGCGTGAGCCGGACCGCACGCCGTTCCTGATGGAGGCGCGCTGA
- a CDS encoding autoinducer binding domain-containing protein: MSRVEEALAQIGVMTRAQSVNAAIGAFERAIEPFGARTYSTWVLANPERMDPRLGMVSNWADEWTEYYLAKQQYLVDPVVQRALTQPGGFTWADISRTTSQASTELFRDARQFGLADGFTQPVGTGGLLNAAVVNVSGPTIHWTDMDQGVMSFVASTFMQRLLHLREVRLQPAVKTLSPQERRILNHASMGQSDKVIALHLEISPETVRTHWKRIFAKLQADDRAQAVAVGIWSGQIAP, from the coding sequence ATGAGCCGGGTTGAAGAAGCGCTAGCCCAGATCGGGGTGATGACGCGCGCGCAGTCGGTGAACGCGGCGATCGGCGCGTTCGAACGCGCCATCGAGCCGTTCGGCGCGCGCACCTATTCCACCTGGGTCCTGGCCAATCCCGAACGGATGGACCCGCGCCTGGGCATGGTCTCCAACTGGGCCGACGAGTGGACCGAGTACTATCTGGCCAAGCAGCAGTACCTGGTCGATCCAGTGGTGCAGCGCGCCCTGACGCAACCCGGCGGCTTCACCTGGGCCGACATCTCGCGCACCACGTCCCAGGCCAGCACGGAGCTGTTCCGCGACGCGCGCCAGTTCGGCCTGGCCGACGGCTTCACCCAGCCGGTGGGGACAGGCGGCTTGCTCAACGCGGCGGTGGTCAACGTCTCTGGCCCGACCATCCACTGGACCGACATGGACCAGGGCGTGATGTCCTTCGTCGCCAGCACGTTCATGCAGCGCCTGCTGCACCTGCGCGAGGTGCGCCTGCAGCCGGCGGTGAAGACCTTGTCGCCCCAGGAGCGGCGCATCCTGAACCATGCCTCCATGGGCCAGAGCGACAAGGTCATCGCCCTGCACCTGGAGATTTCGCCCGAGACCGTGCGTACGCACTGGAAGCGTATCTTCGCCAAGCTCCAGGCCGATGACCGCGCCCAGGCGGTGGCGGTGGGCATCTGGTCGGGCCAGATCGCGCCTTAG
- the glpD gene encoding glycerol-3-phosphate dehydrogenase — protein sequence MSDIDLLIIGGGVNGAGTARDAAGRGLSVTLCERHDLAGATSSASSKLVHGGLRYLEQYEFRLVHESLAEREVLLAAAPHVIWPLRFVLPVHKGLRPPWMLRIGLFLYDHIGGRRSLPGTKSVRRASSKRLDPLQDAYRLGFEYSDCWADDARLTALCARDAADRGADILVGWEAVAARREGAAWVVDLRSEAGEIRQVRARGVVNAAGPWVGEALKLSGARADHAPRLVKGSHIVVRRLHDGDQAFTFQNDDGRIAFVIPYERDFTLIGTTDIPYDGDPAAVHADDGEVAYLCELVSEYLKTPVAPADVVWRYSGVRPLYDDGGVSASTVTRDYVFDIDAPEGEAPMLSIFGGKLTTHRKLAEHALEKLQPLMGFKGEPWTAKAVLPGGDIPDFDAFADAQVRKHSGLPEAVIRRLCRAYGTKIDAILADGPGAEIAPGVFEAELRHMRDHEWARRGEDALWRRSKLGLHLSEAERDAVTEWFSRTPLP from the coding sequence ATGAGCGATATCGACCTCCTGATCATCGGCGGCGGCGTCAACGGCGCGGGCACCGCGCGGGACGCCGCGGGACGCGGGCTGAGCGTGACGCTTTGCGAGCGGCATGATCTGGCGGGCGCTACCTCCTCGGCCTCGTCCAAGCTGGTGCATGGCGGGCTGCGGTATCTGGAACAGTACGAGTTCCGCCTGGTGCACGAGAGCCTGGCCGAGCGCGAGGTCCTGCTGGCCGCCGCGCCGCACGTGATCTGGCCGCTGCGTTTCGTCCTGCCGGTTCACAAGGGCCTGCGCCCGCCGTGGATGCTGCGCATCGGCCTGTTCCTGTACGACCATATCGGCGGCCGCCGCAGCCTGCCGGGCACGAAGTCGGTGCGGCGGGCCTCTTCAAAGCGGCTCGACCCGCTGCAGGACGCCTATCGCCTGGGCTTTGAATACTCCGACTGCTGGGCCGACGACGCGCGCCTGACCGCCCTTTGCGCCCGCGACGCGGCGGATCGCGGGGCGGATATCCTGGTTGGCTGGGAGGCGGTCGCCGCCCGTCGCGAGGGCGCCGCCTGGGTCGTCGATCTGCGTTCCGAAGCCGGCGAAATCCGTCAGGTGCGGGCGCGCGGCGTGGTCAACGCCGCTGGTCCTTGGGTCGGCGAGGCGCTGAAGCTGTCCGGCGCGCGGGCCGACCACGCCCCGCGCCTGGTGAAAGGCAGCCACATCGTGGTGCGCCGCCTGCACGACGGCGACCAGGCCTTCACCTTCCAGAACGACGACGGGCGGATCGCCTTCGTCATTCCGTACGAGCGCGATTTCACCCTGATCGGCACCACCGACATCCCCTATGACGGCGATCCGGCGGCGGTTCACGCGGACGACGGCGAGGTCGCCTATCTGTGCGAGCTGGTGTCGGAATACCTGAAGACGCCGGTCGCTCCGGCCGACGTGGTGTGGCGCTATTCGGGGGTGCGGCCGCTGTACGACGACGGCGGGGTCAGCGCCTCTACCGTGACCCGCGACTATGTGTTCGACATCGACGCGCCGGAGGGCGAGGCGCCGATGCTGTCGATCTTCGGCGGCAAGCTGACCACTCACCGCAAGCTGGCCGAACACGCGCTGGAGAAGCTGCAGCCGCTGATGGGCTTCAAGGGTGAACCCTGGACGGCGAAGGCCGTCCTGCCCGGCGGCGACATCCCCGACTTCGACGCCTTCGCCGACGCGCAGGTGCGCAAGCACAGCGGCCTGCCGGAGGCGGTCATCCGCCGCCTGTGCCGCGCCTACGGGACGAAGATCGACGCGATCCTGGCGGATGGACCGGGCGCCGAGATCGCGCCGGGGGTGTTCGAGGCGGAGCTGCGGCACATGCGCGACCACGAATGGGCGCGTCGCGGCGAGGACGCCCTGTGGCGCCGGTCGAAGCTGGGCCTCCACCTGAGCGAGGCGGAGCGGGATGCGGTGACGGAGTGGTTTTCCAGAACCCCTCTCCCTTGA